The genomic window GTGCTAGTTGCCATGTTCAAAGTGAGGCTTTTGGCGATGCCGATATAGCGAGTGTTGGGATTAATGGCACTACAGGAAGACATTCAATGCGTTTGGTGAACAATCGTTTTGCGAATGGAAATGAATTTTTCTGGGACAAACGTGCGGCAACTTTGGAAGCTCAAACAACCCAACCAATTCAGGACCATATTGAAATGGGCTTTAGTGGTGAAAATGGCGATTTAAGTTTTGACGATTTACTCACAAAACTAGAAAGTATTCCCTACTACCCTGTATTATTCTCCAATGCTTTTGGAACGGAAACTATTTCAGAAGACCGAATCCAGCAAGTACTTGCACAATTTGTGAGAAGTATTCAATCCTTTGACAGTAAATATGACCAAGGTCGTTCCCTCGCTGCAAACAATAACCAGCCTTTTCCAAATTTTTCAGCTTTAGAAAACACAGGAAAACAACTATTTAACCAACCTCCTGTTTTTAATAATACCGGAATGCGAATCAATGGAGGAGTTGGCTGTGCTGGATGCCATCAGGCACCTGAGTTTGATGTAGATCCCAATTCGCTTAACAATGGTGTTATTGGAACAATCAGTGGAATCGGAACCGATTTGATCAGTACAAGAGCTCCTAGCCTTAGAGATGTTGTAAAACAAAATGGAGACACCAATGGAAGCTTTATGCACAATGGTGCTTTTGTGGAGCTAATAGACGTTATCAATCACTACAATGTTATTGATGGGACAGGGAATAACAATTTAGACCCAAGGCTTCGCCCAGCAGGAAATCCACAACGATTGAATATGACTCCTAATGAAAAAAATGCATTGGTAGCATTTATGGAAACATTAAGCGGCGCGGATCTTTACACAAATTCCAAATGGAGTAACCCTTTTATTGATTAATCCTTTTTAATTAAAACTCATTTTCGATTTTAATACTCTAACTTTGCGGTTAAACCAATTTAACTTTGCAATTAAAACGTCTCTACTTCATTGACGCTATAAGAGCCTTTGCGATCTTAATGATGCTTCAAGGTCATTTTATAGACACATTATTAGCGGTCGAATATCGAGATGCTAACAACTTAGCTTTTAATACTTGGAAGTATTTTAGAGGCATCACTGCGCCAGTGTTTTTTACAATTTCAGGATTAATTTTTACGTATTTACTTCTAAAAGCTAAAGAAAAAGGTACACTCAACTTTCGAATGCGAAAGGGAGTCGTTCGAGGACTAATGTTGATTGGGATTGGCTATGCACTTCGAATTCCACTTTTCAGATGGCTCACAGGGTCTTTTGGAACTTATTTTATGGTGATTGATGTATTGCAGATTATTGGACTCTCACTAATTTTGATTGTGGGTGTGTATATCCTCACTCAAAAGAAGACCTTATTATTTTCTATTACCATGCTTTGTTTGGGAACTTT from Formosa sp. Hel1_33_131 includes these protein-coding regions:
- a CDS encoding cytochrome-c peroxidase; protein product: MNFKNILQVSLLYFILQSCSSNDTSTTPTDPTDNLETPVDLSSYFSVEFDALPNYANQDIPNYITKDNTPAANPITDEGAILGRVLFYDTNLSSDNTVACASCHVQSEAFGDADIASVGINGTTGRHSMRLVNNRFANGNEFFWDKRAATLEAQTTQPIQDHIEMGFSGENGDLSFDDLLTKLESIPYYPVLFSNAFGTETISEDRIQQVLAQFVRSIQSFDSKYDQGRSLAANNNQPFPNFSALENTGKQLFNQPPVFNNTGMRINGGVGCAGCHQAPEFDVDPNSLNNGVIGTISGIGTDLISTRAPSLRDVVKQNGDTNGSFMHNGAFVELIDVINHYNVIDGTGNNNLDPRLRPAGNPQRLNMTPNEKNALVAFMETLSGADLYTNSKWSNPFID